Below is a window of Panthera leo isolate Ple1 chromosome B4, P.leo_Ple1_pat1.1, whole genome shotgun sequence DNA.
GAATAATAGGTCAATAACTGATAGTATTCAGTAAATGGGAGATCAATCACACATCCTGCAGGGGCAGGATAGCTTACCTAAAAAGGATGTTAATATATCACTGAAAATAATTAGTTATATGCACTGGAATTATTTAGTAATATGATGTCAGTTCAGGCTTTCAGAGAaagtctttaataatttttttaaatttattttatggagagaaagcaagaggcggggagggacagagggagagaatcccaagcaggctctgtgctcagcatatagcccaaggtggggcttgatcccttggccctgagatcatgaccctagtcAAAATCaagtctcaactgactgagccacccaggctcagaacTCTATGAGAGGTCCTTCTAAGAAAGTCTTAAATTATTTGGATCCCTTAACCACttgatttaataaattttattttatgattttgaacGTGTTACagtaaaacattatttgtaaCTGTAGGAGAGTGAAACTGGTAGCTGAACAATGTTTCGTTGGCCTTAAACATAGTCACTCATCAACCTCACAGGACATGAAGGTAATTGACACATTATTAAAAACCTGATGTCCTAGTATCTTTTGGATACGTACCAGGTATAATCAGccttaattaaaagtaaattatgagGAGGTCCAGAGAAAAGCTAGACAGCTATTAGGAACcaagaataaaacaataatgtaAGAAAGTAAGAGTGAAAGAATGATCAAGTAAGAAAGACAGGCAATTCATCATCTAGGAGTCTCAGAAAAGATGTGGAGAAGAAACCTGTCTAATAGGATATTTGAAATGAAGTGCAGTGCTTTGTGAGATAGAAACTCACTTCCTTTTCCTGtaagaaaatcaatgaagacTGCATTGTTCACAAACACACAAGTGGTGGTCAGCAGACACTTAGCTAACTTCTTTCTACTTCAGAGTCTTTACCTGAATAATAGCACTGACCTCAGAAGGTTTTGTATTGTCTGCTTGTTTGAAAAAGTTGAGATAATTTAAGTGTATGGTCAGTGCCTGGTAACCAATAAAAGCtcagaacaaaacagaatcactatttggaaacaaaaataaaggcaaaggaATAGAATTTTCATAAGTAGAAAATCAGTTTCACTATCTCTATTGAAATATATTGAATGAATATTTTCAATTACTGTTTTAATATGTATCAATTATAAATTCAACacatctcagggtgcctgggtggctcagttggttaagcgaccaactcttggttttggctcaggccatgatctcatggttcatgagttcgaaccctgtgttaggctgtgtgctgacagagcagagcctgcttgggattctctctctctctgcccctcccctgctatctctctctcaaaataaataaatattttaaaaaataaataaattcaacacATCTCGGCATCTATCTATTGTTCTGTGTGTTAGCTAGTTATTTGTTCATCCtttctcacttctttcttttgtccCACTTTCAAATATTCTCATCTTTCAATCCTGCATATTATCTGCATTTCTGGCATTAATGCATGCATGTTTTATGCCCACAtttttaactgaagaaaataaagataagtcatcaaatgtgaaattatattacatatgtgtacatatatgtgtacattacATATATGATATTCAAATATCGTATTCTTCTAGTAATAAAAACAGCATCTCTCattgaagaaaatgtgaaaataaacaagttaaaaatattcGATGCCAGATTCccagatatttattttactgGTTCAAAAATATTCTCACAACAAAAAGATGTCATATGCACAAATATAAACCAGTATTTAATGGAAGTAAATAACAGAATGGAAAAAGTAGTCTAAAGGTAATAGAAGCCACATTAGTGGGAGCTATGGGAAGGGTTTCCCTACATTCAAAGGCCCAATACATGGATAAACCTTCTCATGTCTTTAATTGGTTGTCCATTTCAGAAGGCAATCAACTCACACTAGAAATCAACAGCAGTGTTTTCTACCATTTCATTCTGCTAAACAATTCTTCTCGGGGTTGCCAGAATTCAAAGGATATAAGGGCACAAATTCTACTGAAGAAAAGTCCaaagtttctggaagaaaaatgtgACTTCCTTGTATAATCAGAAGGGTGAAATTCCAAGTCAAGCTTCCACACATTCATTATAATGTTGTTTGTACATTTGCCTATaagtttgctttttatattttttaatcaatatttataaaaatgattcacCCCTATCTTTAATGATTCTTCTCTTGGCACTCAGTTTACTTAATCAATTCCCCTGGGCCAACAAAAAGGCACATAAAATCAGTCCAGTTCCATTTGTATGGCATGCCTAGAGAAGAACAttccttattttctgttcttcaaaacaGCATTTGCAGGAAAATATAGCAGTCCCTGAACCTAAGGAAAATACTACTTAGGTTTTATAGATGCATAATCATAGAATTACAAActattgattttaaatgtttacacgaatagaaagaaaaatgatttaatcaatcattttTTGTACTATATGAAAAGAGGCAAATGGAAGAGTACTTTACTAGTCAACCCAGGTGTAAGTGAATTAGTACATGGAGCTTGATAAGAGATGAAAAGCCAGAATGAGTTGTATTATGTTTTCAGAAATTCATAGCATCAGTAATGAAGGATATTGTGAGTCACATATCACTAATCTAGCAACAAAGAGAATTATGATCCTTAAAACCATGACAAAGCTAAATCAGtatacttgtttgttttaaaaatcaatatgctTGTTTTGAGAGCACAATAGAAACTAAATCTTTTGCTAATTCAATTTAGCAGCTCTGAAATTATGTAAATGTTTAAGCAAATCAGATGATAAAATCTGAGATTAAATCATCAAGAAGACCAAGAAGTAAGtcaattttttattcttcaatATATATACCTTCATTTTattcaaagtctttaaaaatattatttgtatatgtttGTGGATTCACAAATCTTTCaatattacaaattaaataattgtttACTACCAAGAGACTATTAATAAAATGCTAAAGAAGGAACACACAAATCAATCCTggattgttctttctttctaacttgaAATCGTGGTCtgttataaaaatacaattttttttattccctattGGACCTTTCATACTTTCCCTTTTAAGAGTTACCATTTCTTAGAATAAAAAACTGTTTTCCTAGTTTAATATATCTAATTGCTTATTTTTTGTGTTAAATTCAAGTGTAAATATacttattacatttaattttaaaggtagatctatattataatcatttttgttACATAGATTATGttgggtgttgggtgggggatgggcattaaggagaacacttgctgggatgagcagtggatgttatatgtaagtaatgaataattaaattctactcctgaaatcattattacactatatgttaagtaactggaatttcattaaaaatttaaaaattaaaaaaaaaattcccaattgGAAAGGTTATCTGTTTCCCAGTAAATGCTATACTGATCACCTACTTGTTCATTTTCCATGACAatactgtaaaaaaaacaaaaaatagaattctaCATTGTATGAATTAAACTCTTTCTAGGCTATAATTATTTTAGTAATAGAAGAAGACTGCCTGCTTGTCCTTCTGGACTTTTATCggaaaaggatttaaaaagataagaaaagggaGGGTAGCATCAACCAAACCTTTAAGAAAGTAATTAACAAGAGAATGCGAACAAAACATTCCCATGGATAAACTTGTGAGATGATTACTATGGTGACAAGTTGTTTAACCTTGTGAGAGTTCCCTCAACTATGTGGgcttcaaaatagaaaatgtggagATAGCCTAAAGGACACCTGTAAGATTTCAAACTCTGTATTTAGATTATCCATAATCCAGACTTGTTTTATAGtactgaggaaaagaaaagatcaatcagaatattttcatggttttataaaaaagagaataattagaTGCTTAATCTTAAAGAAACATTAGAAGAAATAGCTTCTGCTTAAATGCTagcaaaagacatttttttttaatccatggcCTGTGATTGTGTATACTCAACAATAAGAGATCAATCTTTAACTTCAGATCATGTTATTACTTGAATGTAAGGTCCAATAGGAATTGGACAGAGTTGCTGAAGGGGAACATGTGTTTTTGGCTTTCATAGATTATTCATCATCATggatattttaagattttatattctaTCCTCAATcttcttttaactcttttattttctataggaGAACATACATCCTCTGTTTGAAAGTGGGGAAAAATGATCAGCGATGAAAAACCACACAGTACCCCAAGAATTCATTCTTCTAGGGCTATCTGATGACCCCGAGCTCCAgactgtgatttttctctttttaattatcaCATATATATTAAGTGTAACTGGAAATTTGACCATCATCACTCTCACCTTGGTGGATTCCCATCTACAGACCCCTATGTATTTCTTCCTCAGGAACTTCTCTGTATTAGAAATATCCTTTACAACTGTCTGTATTCCTAGATTTCTGGGCACAATTATCACCGGAGACAAATCTATTTCATACAATAATTGTACAGCTCAgttgtttttcttcatcttcatggGTATAACTGAGTTTTATCTTCTAACTGCCATGTCCTATGATCGCTATGTAGCCATCTGTAAACCCCTACATTATACAACCATCATGAACAAAAGAGTCTGCATTTTACTTGTCTTTTGTGCTTGGCTGGCAGGATTCTTAAATATCTTCCCACCAgttattctttttctccagttAGATTACTGTGGCTCCAATGTCATCGATCACTTTGCTTGTGACTATTTTCCCCTCTTGCAGTTATCTTGCTCAGACACATGGCTCCTAGAAGTCATTGGCTTTTACTCTGCAATAGTCATACTGCTTTTCACTTTGGCATTAATAATTCTATCCTACATGTTCATCATTAGAACAATTCTGAAACTGCCTTCCGCCAGTCAgagaaaaaaggcattttctaCGTGTTCCTCTCACATGATTGTCATTTCCATCTCTTATGGAAGCTGCATATTCATGTATGCCAACCCTTCCGCAAAACAGAAGGCATCATTGACCAAAGGAGTAGCTATTCTGAATACCTCTGTGGCTCCTATGatgaatccatttatatataCCCTGAGGAACCAGCAAGTAAAGCAAGCCTTTAAGGATACTGTCCAAAAGGTTATGTTTTTCCCCAGTAATTGAAGGCATTAGTAGCATTACAAGAATGAAGTGCTTGGAAATGCTTTCTATTATTCACACTTTCTCAAAACTCCCTTTCCTTTACTCGAGTTAtgtgttttcccctttttttccatCCCCCTATTAAAATTTCCCAATCATGGAACTCAATAAATTTGATAATGTGAATATCGTCTCAGAATTTTCTGTGCATTCAGAAgttttattcaaatgtatttggATGAAGTAATAAAATTGGGTTGATGATTATGATTTTGAATGGGAGTGGTTTGATTTTGAAGAGACATGGGCTTTAGGTTGATGGTAAGTGTGTAAGAGTACATGCAGATTTCTGAACTTTTCATTGTTACTAATGGAAATGAATGTCATTAGAAAATTTTGATTCTATTTGTCATTTCCATGAAATCAAATGAACACAACCATTAGGGGttggaaataatatataaatatctacttaaatattttaaaaattagaaactcatacacattaaaaaatctttataatattaATCATAGTGCtaatgagaagaagaaagagagactgGGGTAGAAGACAATATAAGATTTTTCAGCAATTCCTACACTCaaaatctattgttttctttgtattaactcatttagtcctGACAACAACCTTATGATGTACTTTCAATTACTATTATCTTTTAGttagatgtatttttctttacatagATCAAATAcgcccaaaaattaaaaactgggtAGAGAACAGGCAACGTAAAACATggcaaatgtataaaatgtatgaaaCTATGATAAACTGGTAAAAGTTCATCTTTCTGAAGATTTGAGTTTTAATTGTCGCATCTAGAATCAACCTCAGGGTTTTTGGAAGTACGGAACAGAAATAACATCTGTTGACAATATTCTAGAcacttttttttgtattaagCAAATCAcatgaagtatttattttaaaaaaactctttgaaaatGAACATCATTATTCCTAATTTATAGGTGAACAAACACAATGAAATTGAGGTTGAGACTTCAATGCTACAGAGATTGCAGCTTTCAGAACTGGGATGTAAATCACTTTTCTTTCATCTCAAATCCAGACTACTGGGTTACTTTCATTTCTCATTGACTTTCACATGTAATAATTTATGAACAAAAGTTCATAGTCAATATTAGAATTGTTAAATTAAAGGACTTTTTAATGTGTGATGAACTCCAGGTTTTTCTTACTTATGACAGGCACTGAGGATATAATAACGAAAAAGAATGATTATTACCCTAAATTATCTGAAAGTAGTGGGGGAGAAAAACAACatataactaaaatttaatttgataaatgcAGCAGCTTAGGCCTAAATAACCTATAGGCCGGGTGATGTTATCATCATCAAAGAAAATGGcagttttcctgccttttttcttAGCACAATTACAGTCAACTTCACAATAATTGCTAAATGTTGGTTCTTTTTAACCCTAAAGTCACATGCAGAAGAGAAAACTTGCCCGCTTTGGCTGTCATCTtagtttcccttttattttatttcttggtcaTTAGCATATATGTTATACACAAAGTCACATTATTTCCTGAGTAAAAAAGGGTTTTGAGAAATAGGATTATGATATTCTCCAAGACACTCTCCAGCAAGGCTCCCTCTACCCTCAAACTGCATTGTGAATCATACATTAATCTTATACAAAGTTTAACCCATTACCATTCCATTTCTAGTCCTCTCTTGGATCTATTTGAAAGAATTTATATCAATGACCACAGTCTATATTTCTAGGACTACTTCAGGCATTTACATCTAGTGAACACTGAGGTGTATTTGTCAAATTAAACCCATGCAAACaaaacaggcagaaagaaaaaccaaTAACAATACTTAATACCTATACGTGGATAGTAACAGCTTCCTATAAGCAGAATAAGAATCTCACAAATATAATTTCTCCCTAATTCTTATATCATTGAAAATTCGTTTAGAtgttatttctaaaaatacttttaaaatgttgcaaGCATGTGCTAGCCATTTGGTTAATAAGATATACCATCTCCATCTTATAAAATTTCAGGCAATGGATAAAAAGGTGGACATTTAGATATAGAATGaatctttataaaaacatataccAAGGGCTATATCAATATGAAATATGGGATTGCTCACAATATTTGCAGTAATGAAGTAAGAACGccaattcaaaataagaaatataatcaaATGGATATTCTGGACAAGGGGAATAATGATTGCAAAAAACACAATTGTAAAAGTGAGAGAAGTGAATGTGAACCACATGGAAATAAACGGAAGGTAACAAGTAGCCACtacttcttttttatgttttccttgaaAAGCTAATtttattgattcaatttattaTACACAGGTAAAATAATGCTATAAAACCAATACTCGCTTTCCTCATGTGAGTATTGTAtgttttaaatgatattaaacattttatctaCCCCTATGAGTGTTAACAATCCCCTCAAGTGGGTatgtttctcttctccttttaaaGAATGAGACATAGAAATTCACAGGAAACAAATAATGTATACATGGCCAATATATATTAGAACCATGATTCAAATCTAGCTATGTCCCCCAAATAAGCCATTGTGCCAATTCCTGTGGGAAGGGAGAAATCTTGcaatataaacatatacaaagaaacagactttcaGAATAAGATGGCATTCTTTCACGAAAGTACTTTCTTTCACAAGAGTACTAAATAAGTCCACCGAAATGCCACACTTGGCTTATGGGGATTTCTCTCAAAGTAACatctctcagaaaattaaaaattcagaagaCAAGCACtcctttgaaattaaaattaaatccctagacctaaaaccagaaaaatagccaaagaaactCAGAATCCCAAACTTTTCCATTGGTAGTCTCAGATACAACATATACCTGTATGATAATATAGACACTCAATTGGCAAGACTCTCTGTTATTTTTGGATTGAACACTGAGTTATCCACAACAACAACTGCAGCCATCACCATAGAATATGCAATTGGTAATTCATTATCTCACTCATAGATATTACTTAGTCATTCTCCATCATTCTGATTTGAGTCAGAGTAAACCTCTGTATTCTTAAATAATCAGAACATTTTGGTGTTCATCATGCCCTACATCACCTTCTGATGGTAAATCTCCAGTGCTAAAGTTCTCAAGCTCACTTGCCTTTTTGGCTCCATCTATAAAACTGGACGTGGATTGTTATAATTTACAG
It encodes the following:
- the LOC122223626 gene encoding olfactory receptor 6C3-like, whose translation is MKNHTVPQEFILLGLSDDPELQTVIFLFLIITYILSVTGNLTIITLTLVDSHLQTPMYFFLRNFSVLEISFTTVCIPRFLGTIITGDKSISYNNCTAQLFFFIFMGITEFYLLTAMSYDRYVAICKPLHYTTIMNKRVCILLVFCAWLAGFLNIFPPVILFLQLDYCGSNVIDHFACDYFPLLQLSCSDTWLLEVIGFYSAIVILLFTLALIILSYMFIIRTILKLPSASQRKKAFSTCSSHMIVISISYGSCIFMYANPSAKQKASLTKGVAILNTSVAPMMNPFIYTLRNQQVKQAFKDTVQKVMFFPSN